One genomic segment of Sanyastnella coralliicola includes these proteins:
- the hemB gene encoding porphobilinogen synthase, with amino-acid sequence MLSRPRRNRRTPAIRGMVRETSLSLDNLIYPYFVVDGKDQNIPIASLPGLSRFSEDNLLRDIDEAMELGLRSFVLFPAVDDSLKDKTATYSYADENFYLRIIRAVKERFPESSIMSDVAMDPYSSDGHDGLVEDGKILNDETLPILEKMSVAQAQAGIDIIGPSDMMDGRVEAIRDALDDEGFEEVAIMSYTAKYASAYYGPFRDALDSAPKSGDKKTYQMDPANKYEALREAHADAEEGADYLMVKPALCYLDIIHLLKNETDLPITAYNVSGEYAMLKAAAQNGWLDYEKAMPEMLLSIRRAGADGILTYFAKEYAQMMRDNKL; translated from the coding sequence AATCGCCGTACCCCTGCTATTCGTGGGATGGTACGCGAGACCTCACTCTCCCTCGATAACTTGATCTACCCGTACTTTGTGGTAGATGGCAAGGATCAGAACATTCCAATTGCGTCCCTCCCTGGGCTTTCGCGTTTCTCTGAAGACAATCTTTTGAGAGATATCGATGAAGCCATGGAGCTCGGTTTGCGCTCATTTGTGCTATTCCCGGCAGTAGACGATTCGTTGAAAGACAAAACCGCTACTTATAGCTACGCAGATGAGAACTTCTATCTAAGAATCATTCGCGCTGTCAAAGAACGTTTCCCGGAGTCAAGCATCATGAGCGATGTGGCAATGGATCCATATAGTTCTGATGGCCACGACGGACTCGTGGAAGACGGAAAGATTCTCAATGATGAGACACTTCCAATTCTCGAAAAAATGAGTGTGGCACAAGCACAGGCGGGAATTGATATCATCGGTCCTTCAGACATGATGGATGGTCGGGTTGAGGCCATCCGCGATGCCTTGGATGATGAAGGATTTGAAGAGGTTGCGATCATGTCTTACACGGCCAAGTACGCCAGTGCATACTACGGTCCATTCCGAGATGCGCTTGACAGCGCGCCGAAGTCTGGTGACAAGAAGACTTACCAGATGGATCCGGCCAATAAATACGAAGCACTTCGCGAGGCGCATGCAGATGCGGAAGAAGGGGCTGACTATCTAATGGTGAAACCAGCGCTCTGCTACCTCGACATCATTCATCTCCTGAAGAATGAGACAGACTTGCCCATTACAGCTTACAATGTGAGTGGTGAGTACGCGATGCTGAAAGCAGCAGCTCAAAACGGTTGGTTGGATTATGAGAAGGCAATGCCTGAAATGCTCCTATCAATCAGAAGAGCAGGAGCAGACGGCATTTTGACCTACTTTGCTAAGGAATATGCGCAGATGATGCGGGACAACAAGCTCTAA